Proteins from a single region of Gossypium arboreum isolate Shixiya-1 chromosome 1, ASM2569848v2, whole genome shotgun sequence:
- the LOC108483551 gene encoding transcription initiation factor IIB-2-like, with amino-acid sequence MADAFCSDCKRNTEVVFDHSAGDTVCSECGLVLESHSIDETSEWRTFANESGDNDPVRVGGPTNPLLADGGLSTVIAKPNGASGEFLSSSLGRWQNRGSNPDRGLILAFKTIATMSDRLGLVATIKDRANEIYKKVEDQKSSRGRNQDALLAACLYIACRQEDKPRTVKEICSVANGATKKEIGRAKEYIVKQLGLETGQSVEMGAIHAGDFMRRFCSNLGMNNQAVKAAQEAVQKSEEFDIRRSPISIAAAVIYIITQLSDDKKPLKDISVATGVAEGTIRNSYKDLYPHVSKIIPNWYAKEEDLKNLCSP; translated from the exons ATGGCGGACGCGTTTTGTTCGGACTGCAAGCGGAACACGGAGGTCGTTTTCGACCATTCCGCCGGCGACACCGTCTGTTCGGAGTGCGGCTTGGTCTTAGAGTCACATTCTATCGATGAGACATCGGAGTGGAGAACCTTCGCCAACGAGTCCGGCGATAATGATCCCGTCCGTGTCGGCGGTCCCACCAATCCGCTTTTGGCGGATGGCGGTTTATCGACCGTTATCGCTAAGCCTAACGGTGCTTCCGGGGAATTCCTTTCGTCCTCGTTGGGTCGGTGGCAGAATCGCGGGTCGAATCCGGATCGGGGGTTGATTCTCGCTTTTAAGACTATTGCTACAATGTCTGATAG GTTGGGTCTTGTTGCGACCATCAAG GATCGAGCCAATGAGATATATAAGAAGGTGGAAGACCAGAAGTCTAGTAGAGGAAGAAATCAGGATGCATTGTTGGCTGCTTGCCTTTACATTGCTTGTCGACAAGAGGACAAGCCACGCACTGTCAAGG AAATTTGCTCTGTCGCCAATGGAGCGACAAAGAAAGAAATTGGCCGAGCAAAAGAATACATAGTGAAACAACTGGGATTGGAGACTGGTCAGTCTGTGGAGATGGGAGCCATACATGCTGGTGACTTCATG AGGCGTTTTTGTTCCAATCTTGGCATGAATAATCAAGCAGTTAAAGCTGCCCAAGAAGCAGTTCAGAAGTCTGAGGAGTTTGATATAAG GCGGAGCCCTATATCAATTGCAGCTGCAGTTATTTATATAATAACACAGCTTTCGGATGATAAGAAGCCACTTAAAG ATATTTCTGTTGCTACCGGAGTTGCAGAAGGGACAATCCGAAATTCATACAAGGATCTTTATCCCCATGTGTCCAAGATAATACCAAACTGGTATGCCAAGGAAGAAGATCTCAAGAACCTATGCAGTCCTTGA
- the LOC108480775 gene encoding UDP-URONIC ACID TRANSPORTER 1-like produces the protein MSSTQQPSSKKQTLFLASLIILWYSSNIGVLLLNKYLLSNYGFKFPIFLTMCHMSACAFFSYISIVFIKLVPLQPIKSRPQFLKIATLSVVFCCSVVGGNISLRYLPVSFNQAVGATTPFFTALFAYLMTFKREAWVTYAALVPVVTGVVIASGGEPAFHWFGFIMCISATAARAFKSVLQGILLSSEGEMLNSMNLLLYMSPIAVLVLVPTALIMEPNVLEVIISLGRQHRYMWLLLFINSTLAYSANLSNFLVTKHTSALTLQVLGNAKGAVAVVISILLFRNPVTAVGIGGYTMTILGVVAYGEAKRRFR, from the exons ATGTCATCAACCCAACAGCCATCATCAAAAAAGCAAACCCTTTTCTTAGCTTCACTCATAATCCTATGGTACTCCTCAAACATTGGAGTTCTTCTCTTAAACAAATACTTGCTCTCAAACTATGGTTTCAAATTCCCAATCTTTCTAACAATGTGTCACATGTCAGCTTGTGCTTTCTTCAGCTACATCTCCATTGTTTTCATCAAGCTTGTCCCTCTCCAACCAATCAAATCCAGGCCTCAGTTCCTAAAGATTGCTACTTTAAGTGTTGTCTTTTGTTGTTCAGTTGTTGGGGGTAATATCTCTTTGAGGTACCTCCCTGTTTCCTTTAACCAGGCTGTTGGTGCCACTACACCATTTTTCACTGCCTTGTTTGCTTACTTGATGACTTTCAAGAGAGAAGCTTGGGTTACTTATGCTGCTTTAGTCCCTGTTGTTACTGGGGTTGTCATTGCCAGTGGG GGCGAACCGGCTTTTCACTGGTTCGGATTCATTATGTGCATAAGTGCAACTGCTGCAAGGGCCTTCAAATCTGTTCTTCAGGGCATTCTGCTTTCTTCAGAAGG GGAAATGTTGAACTCGATGAATTTGCTACTATACATGTCCCCAATTGCAGTTCTAGTTTTAGTGCCTACTGCACTTATAATGGAGCCAAACGTGTTAGAAGTCATCATATCACTTGGAAGACAACATAGATACATGTGGCTGCTTCTTTTCATTAACTCCACACTCGCatattcagctaacttatcaaacTTCTTGGTGACTAAACATACAAGTGCATTGACACTCCAG GTATTAGGCAATGCAAAAGGTGCAGTGGCTGTTGTTATCTCAATACTTTTGTTTAGAAATCCCGTCACAGCTGTTGGCATTGGCGGATATACGATGACAATACTTGGCGTCGTGGCTTATGGAGAAGCAAAGCGGAGGTTTAGATAA